TCATCGTACTAGTTCAAGAAGTGTGGGTTGCACATCTGGTGTGCAGGATTTCATCATTTCAAATGGAGAGTAAGGAGAATGCACATTCAATCCAAAATCAGTATAAGCAcacacgaaaaaaaaaaaaaaaaaaagactggctTGGGAAGCGGTTAGCTGCACGGCTATACATAAAAGGCAGAGTTGAAGGTTTTCTTCTTAGAAGAATCTTCCACATTAATTTGGCCATATGGACACTGTGGAAAAAAGATAATTACAAATCAAGTTAAAGCACTTACAACAGCTTAATGTCACTAACACATTTGATGTCATGCTTATGGGCTGGTTTGCTTCTTGCCGAATTCATCATATCGTCCAAGTTCATGGCGCCAATAAACCTCTGAAGTCGTGCCGTCATTCTGTTGTCacgcccatattaggaactcctggtctatgctggttttctcTATGAGAAAAACAGTGTTTTCGAAAATCACCCTGTAGTAAGTTAAAACTGTTCCAAAGCATATCCAATGTTTTGCTGTATGAgcaatcatatgcaaaagtcaccctgtaaagcctgaaataatgatttaaaagtCTGGTCTGATTTTATAGGGCTTAATGTTATAatcacagactcaaaaagaatgtctgactcaatgtttaggtctcataTGCAAAATCAATATTAATTATACGGATGAAAATGTGATGACAATATTATACAACTTAACTTACATTCTCAGAGGACACGTCCTTCagcaagttttgactgagttctctttgaaaacTCTTTCAACGCACTCCCAATCATCAAAATCATCCACTCAGGTAAGGGCTTTGAAGCACAACCCATGTTACATAATGTTCTTGGGTGCAATTCCACATTTCCACCatagaggtctccaaatccccaggatttacatagtgtagctttacaTAAGGCATTTTAGGTACGCCTTAGTGCAgaatttctatgtatttgcaAAAttcaatatataaaaatacaaaacatataaaatgtgccatagcttttGCCCTGGCCACATTTtcccctaatatgttaaatgtcagcaaataaacagtaactgtgcattaaacaacaaaatatgtcttttgaccaggggcacacaaactgtacattttTCCTCTGATGACTGCTCTAAACTATGAGCTCATTAAGGAGCCAAAATATGACTACTGCTATTTTCAAGttaacactgctgcactgaagtGATTTCACAAGACTGGCAACCTCCAAAAATACTCCATGCAAACCAGtaagcttatataacagtgttgaAGTTTAGCAGTAGATTTTCGTGTGatgtcatttcagtgcacagtggcGTAAGCTTGCCTGTGGTATGTATGTAGTGAGATTCATATTCTGATCTCATTAAACAGAGGATCTGGTGACAGATGGAGGGGAAATGTATAAAAGACAAAACCTTTtgttttggaacattttgttCACCCCAGGACATGATACTGATGATTTCACaacaccattcatttttttccccattgaaAAAATGCGCTTAGACCCAGAATTTCTAAAATGGGCAAGATGCCATCTACAGAATGTTGATGACTATAGTAGCTCATTAGCCAATCTGCCGCGCATATACAGAGAATTTTCTCATCTCAACATCAGAGTGAGTTACTGTATTTGTATCTGAGTTGCATGAAACGGAGCTTACATGCCTACATGCACTTCCACAGCACCTCCCCCTCTGCTTATGTGCAAACTCAGTGAACACCTTGTATCCAGATAATGGGTCAATGTACGTCCGTTCCCCGGcctgaaaaaggaataaaatataGATAAGACATTGGAAACGTGGCTTTGGACGTGTATAGACTGGAGCACAGCACCCTCCTACAAGTTGCTGAGATGTTCCATCAGAATCACAGAATGTTATCATATTTACTGCTGGCTAAAAAGATACTGGCCTACGCTTCTGTAGACCACCATTTTTGTTTCTGCCTTCAAGCGACCgcgaactgaactgaactcgGTCAAAATGGAAAATGGTAGAAAGTTTGTGGACGTCACCTCTGACTGGGTTTAAAAAGGCAAGCACGCCAGTTTCAGCCATGACAGGCTCCAACGGCAGGAGAGCCTGCGGCGGTGTGGTGACATGCCATTTCCCATGCCATCTCTGGGCTCCATAGTGAAGCTGACACTGCCTGTGCATCCACTGCTTCTGTGTGTGCACTCGCCGAGGTTACAGGTCTTCTGGAACTCCCTTTCTGCCATCAACTTTGACTGCACCATCAAAAACTATCCCTGCTGACAGCCGCAAGGACACCGGCTGAATCCTGAATGGCTTTCTATTGGACATAAAGAGCTGGTTTCTTGGACACATAATGGGCTTATACTGTGATTACATTGTAAGGTCAAAATGGTCAACTCTGAGCCCACTGTTATTTAGTTTACATGTCAAAGGGCTTGTTCCCTACAATTTTCCCATCGTTTATTTTTCACTTCCATTTGCAACATTATAGTGGTTTTATGAATAAATTAGTaataattcacttttacatgaccattttacaTCTTCTTTTTAACCTTTAGAAGTAAACacgctgtttttgttactgtacatttaagactgatatatgtaagtacctcttttctgattggctgccctgtattgtctCATTCAAaacagtctgggctgaaatacTTTACAACTGcagcatgaatgggcggggctaaactgctggaggctgaataggtgtatatatgtaaataaaaatctgttttcatgacatcacaaaaacaatgaattcaaaacaggatTATTCTCTATATCTGGAGTAAACGGTGCATTACAAAACTTCAGCAATGTTTCGAAAAAGATTTTAGTACATGGACAGCGCTAAATGTTTAGTATAATTttgtatcttttatttttaaaaatatttttttaaaaatcatgaagCACTCCATAAAACGCTGGAAGCTAAACTGTCAGAGagtgaataggcagatatatgcatatatgttacatcacaaaatgaattcaaaatgtttacatattacctaaaactttttttgtttaaaaaaataggtTTGATTTTTCatggtatgggccctttaaataaacaaataaaataacaccAGTTGTGATTTACCATAGAAAAGCTATTTTAGTCTGCACTCGTAAGAAAATGACTGTTTAAGTTAAATGCAgcggttctatttagcaccatgagttctatataaaaccatttcatgctgggctggaggtcagggaactggtcctgtgaccggaaggttgccggttcgatccccagcaccgacagtccatgactgaggtgtccttaagcaagacatctaacccctaattgctccccgggtgccgtggatagggctgcccaccgctctgggcaagtgtgctcactgccccctagtgtgtgtgtattcactagtgtgtatgtggtgtttcacttcacggatgggttaaacgcagaggtggaatttccctgtttgtgggattaataaagtatcacttaacttaaatgcTTCTTTACGTGGTGAAATAATTCTACAGGTTGAAGGAGAATGTCTTGTGTgttacagcaccaaaaagggttcttctaaagTTGCAAGGCTTGACATTgtgttatacagaaccattttcgaaaaggttctatattgaaccatacAATATGTTCTCTGTcaacctaaagaaccatttcaccatgcaaagaaccctttaagcctGCAATAATCGATACAGAacacatggttctaaacagagcctttccatttactaaagaacccttgaagagccgtcTCTTTAAGTGTGTAGGCTTATACTTGGTGAGGTAAACCGGCCCACGGGCCTCTATTTGAGTGGCTTATGTAGCTAGTGCACTATCTAGGGAGTAGAGTCTCTTTAGAGAGTCACCCAAGTTTGTTGCTCCGTATCTGCAGCAGGAAATTGGCGGTTTGGCTGTAACCTACGCCAAGCCTAGTACAGCAAACGGTTGGTCGGTCAACTAAAACACGGCAGGTTATTCGCGGTCACATTGCGCTGTATTACTTTCTTTCGAAACAGCCACAGAATTTGGTTTGTCTTGTTGGGGAATCGCCTCGAAAGAAGCGGGCAGATCTTCGGAGCTTCCGTGTGCTACACGATTCAGTTTGGGTGCAACACCTCCAGTCCGTTCCCTTCAGTCGTACCTTGCACGCCTCCTGGTGAAGCCTGTGAATGACCCTCTCCTGCTCGGACAGTCTGTTTTCCTCCAGCAGCTGTAGGGTTCCTGCAGCCTTTCCCACACCCCGCTCTTCCGTCCTCGCCTCGTCCTCGAGTGTATTGTGGCGTGAGCAGGTCAGAGTGTCTCCCTCCTCTCCGGGACTGGAGCATGCGCTGCGAGCCCGAGCCGACATTATAATCGGAGCTCTACCAAGTTTTGGACTGCTGCGCAGGGTCCAGCTGCTTCTGCACAGTCCACTgagaagaagcatttcaccCCCAGCTAACTGCTACCATACTGCTGTGTCAAAATGGTGGATTAGAACCTGAGCCAATAGGGAATGGAGATGTCACCAGCAATCACGAGGACGATTTCCAGGCTATTATAAAAATATTCCTCATAATAAAGTTATTGCTTTCGGAAGGTGATGGCCTTAAAGTGGACATTCCATCCATGGTTCAAATGTCTCGATAATTCAGTCGCTGAACGGTAAACAacgtggtttggtgtgaagcgcCCAGTTCCACAGAACTTCactaagtcagaattgttcacagtggtggtgataggaaccagacgtctgatgaGTTTAGAAGCTCCCTCAGGAGGTAACCGTGTGCCTAGGCACTAGAGTATGCTGGAAGTGGGGTTTGTTATACCCAAATTTCGAGATGTGGAGTGTttcttagaagttgtttgccCCCAACAAAATGAGAGAAACTAATTTTAAGATTCTTTATGATTCTTATCCGTGTAAtggggggcagttgtgggctggaggttagggaaccagccctgtgaccagaaggtcgccggttctaTCCCATCGGCTgaaagtccatgactgaagtgcctaaCCCCCACCTCACCcccacctaacccccaattgctcccagggtgccgtggatagggctgcccactgctccgggcaagtgtgctcactgccctctagtgtgtgtgtgtttactagtgtgcatgtatgtgggtgtttcactgcacggatgggtcaaatgcagaggtctaatttcacagtgtgcaacaCGGTGCCAAATGGTTCAATTCAAGAACGTGTTATGTATTTTGACAGCCcatctccctctgtctcctgTAGCTGCTGTCCCACTCTAAAAATGCATGGATATCTGACTTTGACAATGCTGTAATATTGCTTTGTCTTCTAAGAAAGTCAGAGCTCTGAAATCTAAACTAATTTCAAACTATTTTGTTTTGATATAGAGTTTCTTACGTGTCAGCAGCATGTCAAGGCCTTTGAACAGCAAAGCTACTAAAACTTACAACATACTGGACATTATCATTGGGCTTCTGAAAtctaaactttgttttttgtgtgtatgacatactgtataTCCCCAAAATGCAAGTTTCTTGTAATCTCttgaaagattttttaaaaaaagaaatttactACCGGCAATTGTTACAAATGTGGTACCTGAAGCCTCAGACTTTGTTTTAACATGGTTTTTAGATCGGATCTTGgcctaaaatatgtttttttccaatgtgCTCATGGCAGAGAATGCAGGCCGTTTTAAAGGGGACCTAGTATTGATTTTCAgtattcatcattttattttgggGGTCTACTAGAATAGATTTAAATGCTTGGatgttccaaaaacaatttgctTTCTCACACTGTACATTTCTATTCTCGATCTGTCTGAAACgtctgttagagctcctgtgtctttaagctcTGCCTCCTGACGAGCCGACCGTGCCCTGATTAGTGCccaattttataattttttttttcttcagatttaccaccattTAACTATTGTCAACATTTCACAAAAACTTGACAGACACATATACATTCACTAGTTGTTTTGaacagtaattaaaatgtttgtatttccGTTATGGGTAtcgcgacccctggttcctatcaccactactatAAGGCGGCACGTTTCTCTACCagaaaccatttcacatcaaaccactctgaatttgTTTGTACCTCCACAATTGAGCTatacagaaattgtgaaaaaataccCTATAAAGATGAAGGAATGTGGCTCTAGTCATGAATGTATGCCATGTCCATGAATCCATTTGAATGGCTCTTCAACTCATAATTCCCACTTAGAAAGTTGAATTTTTTAAGCATTCTGACTCTGATTTTGAGTTGCAATTACATGATGTCACTCTGTGCAAGATTTTTGATCATGCTACCATGTAATTTTTAGGCCTATATTAATAGTAGATTGCTGTACAcccacatttaaaatgaactaattaaaaaactttttaatcTCAGTGTAAAAGCCTGATAAGAGCCCTTTATACACATTCAGCAGTCAAAAAAACACTGTGCTGTATCTCAAGTTTTCCAGCTTCAACCAGATGAGGTGGTGTGAATGTTTTGAGGTGGGAAGTTGCTCCAAGATGAAAATTTCCCTTTTGTAATAGATGCAGCATTAGCCAACATTCTCCAGTCATAGTGTAGATGGGCAAAATAAGCTCCTATAACCTGTTTTCCAAATGCTCAATTGTAGTCTAGATAGACTGCATTGCTAACTGTCATCGAAGGCTATTCCAGGCAGAAAGATCCTCTGAATACAGCTGAGAAATGCAGCCCACATTCAGACAATTTTTGAAGATGAGTGACCATTTTCTGTCATTCATAACTTTTCTACGAGTGTCTGACCTGAAGGACATTCTGGCAGATAAAACCACCATATCAGCAACCTCAGCTAGCTATACTTAGTCCATTGCACTGCCAATACTAGAGCAAAGTGCTGTGCGAAGTGTACTACATAGTGTCTGAACAGGCCTGTACGCTACTTCTTTGAATGCACAGTGTGTAATGCATTTGCTCTGTGAGATGAACAGTAAGATCACATTTACTTGCAAACAAATTAGTGCTCTGTTTTGAATTATGTAAAGCCATCACAGAACAGTGCCACTAACTTTCCCGTTACTGTTTTGACTCCTTAATTCTTGAGCTTAGAGTTGAATATTCAGGCATGTTGACTTTAGGTTGTCCAGAATTCTTTGGCATCTCATTGCAATTTAtgctcaccggccactttattaggtactgttcagttgcttgttaacacaaatagctaatcagccaatcacacggccgcaactcaatgcatttaggcatgtagaggtgatcaagacaacttgctgaagtgcagaccgagcatcagaatggggaagaaaggtgatttaagtgactttgaacgtggcatggttgttggtgccagatgggctggtctgagtatttcagaaactgctgatctactgggattttcacgcacaaccatctctaggatttacagagaatggtccgaaaaaaagaaaatatccagtgagcggacgaaaatgccttgttgatgtgagaggtcagaggagaatgggcagactggttcgagataatagaaaggcaacagtaattcaaataaccaaccaaaatctctgaggaacgtttccaacaccttgttgaaagtaggCCACAAacaattaaggcagttctgaaggccaaagggggtccaaccttgtACTAGCAAAGTTGGTTAGGGTTAGGCATTAGGGTTAGCAAGgcatacctaataaagtggctagtgagtgtaCATTTTAGAGCAAAACAATGTAGTGAAGAAGCTGATAAGTGAATTTTATAAACTGATTATTAGACTATTTATGTTGATtgttcacatcctctacagagaacatacttctgaTGATGCACAATTACCCTTTGTTGGCTGAATTTAGCACATGAAAATGgcaaaatggaaattaaattacTGCCATCCACTTATATGTCCTTATTCTGTCCAGTTCTTCAGGTGGCCACTTCTATTACATGTTTCCAGGTGAAAAGGGGAGGTCAGTATTGTTAAAAACAGTAATGTAATGGAGTCCAGATTGCCAGGTCACATGGCCACTTTAATCTGAGAGTGATGAACACTGGGGTAATACTCAATAAATTACCACAACATGTCTTTCCAGTTACTGTTTTCTAGGTTTGTGTGGCCCTTGTGACTAATTTTGTGGAGCTGTAGTTCACCATAACAGCAAATTATTACTAGTAAATTTGACTTGATGTATGTATGAGAGCAAGATATGGGGTATTTTTACCTCTAAGAAAGCATTAGGTTATACCCTACATGAGTATTCAGTGTGAAGTTCTATGTTGCTGTAAAATATATCAATTAAAGGTCTAACGATTCTGAAACTGAGACCAAAGCCACAATACAAATGTCCACATTCTCGTGTCATGATACACCCACAACCCCAACCCACTGCCACCACTGTTTGTGCAGCCTCTTCAGCTCTCATCACGTTACTAATATAACAaaactcatttttcatttcacaattaACACTGTAACACATGCAAATCACAAAATTAGTGTTCTTCACTTTAGCGCTCCAGATTATTGGTGATATAATAAAAGCCAGTGTATGAACCTCCACcttctcatttattttaaagaaagaagaaatgacTGCTATATTCTTAAACTGCAATGTTGTTTTCATCATGGGTACGTAAAAGGCCAACATTGTTTTGCCAGCTTTGACTTGAGCTTGTTTATTTATAACTAGGCTCAACAAGCATTTTCTGTAATGACACCTAGTCATTTTTTCAAAACCAGTGGGTGATGCAGAAGATGTGCTATTTCCTGCTCAAGACCGAGACAACCTGCCTATGTTATTAAGTAGGCCTCATTATTCTGGACTTCTTTGTCCTTGCTGCTGGAAAAGAGCAGTAAGCTATGGCACAGTAGTTTATAGCACAGCTGCCCAAAGTGTGGCATGCAGGCCAATATCACTGGACATTTACCCCAGTCCCTCACACAGTGATCTCAGATATATTTATGTGTAgttggttatttatttaaaaatggggaaaaaacttttttcctgtaaaatgtgagttattttagcattttagtAGCAAAATATTCTGTGGTATGCAAAAATCTGAACactcaaatgacatgttttgctgatttttaaattgaaaatgggtcaacacatcctctatgggGAATCAATTTCACTGCACTTTTCTCGAACTTCTAGTGCTGAGTTTAACgtgtataatataaaatgtgccataactttttcactgaccatattttatgttttgttttttgaccaCGGTGCCTAAAGTTTTTTACAGttaggaatatatatataggaatatatatatatatatatatatatatatatatatatatatatatatatatatatatatatatatatgtgtgtgtgtgtgtgtatatatatatatatatatatatatatatatatatatatatatatatatatatgtgtgtgtgtgtgtgtgtgtgtgtctgtatatatatatatatatatatatatatatatatatatatatatatatatatatgtatgtgtgtgtgtgtataaaaatgaaggaaaagggCAGGAATATTAACTTTTTAACACGGCAACTTTCCTCTTTCATTCCAGTGATTGAAATAACCTCCTTTTCGATTCAGACGTGATCCAGAATTCGCCCAGAAATATGCAGCCTAAGTCAGATGAATTCCTCCAGTCCACTTCTCTGGAAGCTCCTCACCGCCCAGGTGTTCAGCTATCGCGGCATGACGTCACGCTGTGCTGGCCGCACTTCCTGGTGCTCGCCAAACACAGCAGGAGCAGAAGTGAGACGGCCGGACAGTTGCGAGCTCGGCTCCCAGAGCGCAAAGTTTGGACGACGCGGACAGGAGACACGAAGTGGCTTAAAATGTGCTTCAGGTAGCCGGGACACAGAGCTCCAGAGCGGCCGGTCCAGGCGCCGTCGCTTTAGTCTGAAAGCCAGAGCCGGCGAGAAGGCGAGCGGGGTCGCGATGCTGTAGTCATGGACAGCAGGATACGGTACGTCCGAGCTGTTTACTTCTGGGGTAGCTGTGCCTTCCTGCCCGCACTGAGCGAACTGTCCCGAAGCCAAAGCCGCTGTCAGGCTGGAATGGATCACTCTGACTGAGGGTTTAGCTCAGTTAGCTCCGCGGGctagaaggaggaggaggaggaggaggaggaggagaagcgcTCTCTAACGGAGCGCtctgttagcttagcttagcttagccaGCGACTGCTTTAGGTTacctcagctttctgtttttaggACAGGGGGTCACGGGGCGCTACGGAGCCATGACAGGCCAAAGAGATGCATCCTCAAGCGCCTCTGAACTACGAGTCCGTTTTGAGGAAGTTCGGCTCGGCTGTTAAACGCTGCATTGGGCGCCCTGCTGTCCGCTGGATGCTGAAATTAGCCAGCTTAGCTAACTAGCTGTGCACCTTCCAGTGCACGGAAGAGGTTTGAGTGAAACGAAGCCGCGTTAAAACCACAAACTGATTAAAAACAGAGCTCGACGTGCCGTTACTTCAGCGCACAGTGCTTTAGAGGTTTATACAGAAAACTGAAGAATGCATATCTTAATACGGCAGAACTGGCGAATCTGTGTCTGATTTGATCTGATTGTATCTCTGTAATTTGTTTCAGTGAGAATCCAGAGAGAACGTTTGATTTGGTTCTACAGGTGGCGTGTCCAGCGTCTGAAAATGAAGGTGAGCTTTTCATTTAGTTCATTGTCACCTGAGGTGTTGCAATGGCTCACATACTCGCGCAAAAGTGCTAATAACTAATATTGTTTATGGTATATTTAAAAGTacgtggtaaaaaaaaaaaagacttaaagGGTCCATGATTTAAAAAGACACTAAATTTTACTGAAGTTACATGCTAATCTATTAAAAATGGTTtatatgatttgaaaattgGTTTATTTCATTGACTCCCCAGTCTAATCAGTCCTTATATagaaaataagctgcaaaaacaacctgttgTAAAGCGATTGTTTTATGAAGCACATTAACAtcggtttagccccgcccccttcatgctgaagttgtaaggagtgtttcagccaagGCTGCTTTTTGATTAAGatacaacacagggcagccaaccacaaaggagctcatttgcatatcgttgctgtccaaagaaaaccaggtatctccaaaatagtaactttacaggagagggcaaaatgttctttactttcagtgtaagtaaattgaaagatatttaattttaagcaattttgaagcatttctattggtacAGTCATCGTGAAATCATGGAACACAGTGTAAATGACatctgctgagctcaaatgatgcagataAAAGTCGCAAAAAATGCTGatccatgtttttcattggacagcaacaacatattggtcttaaaggcacagtaacaaaaacagtctgtttaatccAAAGTGATAAGTGAAGTTAGAAATTGGTCATTTAAAAGTGTATGATAATGTTGTAAGTCAGCCACgaggagagaaaaataaaatgccatAATAATGCAGGATATGATTTGAATGAGAACAGGATTGAGTACTTCTAAATATTCAGGAAAGCACAAATCTATCTATTTACCCGAGTATGTGTAACTAGCCACTACCCACCTCTGagtgttatttatgttttgcagtGTAAACTGTGGTCACCTTTTAAAAACGCAAACTGTTCGCTCTGTGACCTGATGACAGTGCTGACCTTGGGTATGAAGCACTTTGCTGCTATTTCTGTTCATTGACAGTTTAGTAGGCTATGTCAACAAGCTGAATATAAGATGCCATGGACAGATAGATTGCCTGTGCACCAAAATAAATTGTCATCTCTGTTGTTTGGTTTCTGTACTCCTTGTGCAACATCACATATGTTGTCCAGGCACAACCCATCGGTAAACCTTGCATTTCATGTGTGGTGTTAACTTTGGCAAAACTATAATTTACAGAAATGACAGCCCTCTCATCATAGTTTTCAGTTTGATGAATGCCTGTCTGCTTCTGTGTCAGTAGCCTAGTCTACGCAAAGACCATTcttgctttttctgttttgtttgggcACTGAACAAAGAAGAAATATTTTAGTATGCTGCTAGTGGGCTGGACAGATAAGATctttgttaaaggggaatttcacccatTTTTCAAGCTTTCTATGTGAATctattgagatataaacaaagtcattcagggtgttttgatgaaaaatagTGTAGAGAGATGtgcaactcagatttctttgcagtggtggtgataaaatGGCTGGTGGTCTACAGCGCAAATATAGCCTATTTATTTACTctacaaaatgaccagtgaacctacacgcaTCTTCTAAGGTttcatatataatgttgatgatgataaattaGTGGTAAATTAAGTTGTCTTTTGTGAATAGTTTTTGCCATACAATGACCTGCATgaaccctgtgatggactggggacctgtccagggtgtgtcctgccttccttccagtgactgctgggataggctccagcactccccctACGCGACCTAGAAGGATAACTGGTTtcagaaagtgtgtgtatgcactgaaaaaaatgactgaTTGTTGACGATAGTTAATCAGTGTCTCAACATACAGTATTTGTAACTGTTTAATGTACAAACCTTTTGTGAGGAAGTTTTAGAGGCATGAAGCTcttcaaatgtctggttcctatcaccaccactgtcagcaAAGGTGACTTGCTGTTTCTCTGGAATTGAGTATTTCAagtcagaccactctgaatcgCTTTGTTTAAATATTAGCGATTGAATCATTGAATCGTGTcgaaaaaattggtggaattatttatataattaaaaattaatatcCTTATGACTCCTACGCACATGTAGAACTCTTCTACCTGTTTAGCTGCTTGTGTAGGCGATGAGTCAGTAATGTCACTCTTTTGTTATGGGTGCTGAGGCTACATGATGTTTACATAGCTAAGAATGTGCATTTTAGTGCATTAGACATTATACCTATAAACCTTCTATTTAGTTATGATTGAAGTGCCTTAACTGGATTTTAATATAGAGGCTTATGAAAATGTCAGTTAAGGTTTGTTTGGGGAAAAATGTTgagaatgtaaacattgttgTGCGCCGTTCTAACTGTGGAGCTCCTGTGGTTCCTCTCAGTACACGATGGTATATGCATAGCGCATTGTTGGACAGGTGGCCAGACACCAGGTGGACATATGTGGTCTTTTATCCATTAACGTGTTggtcaaagcaaaataaaataaaataaataaataaatgcggCGGGCTAGCCAGAATCAAGCATGTGCTGTTTGTAGTTTGCAGGATGTCAATGTAAGTTATCACTTAGAACAACtgcaacaaaacacacacacacacacacacacacacacacaacagtgtgGTGCAGTATCCATGCAGGTGAAAGCACACTGTTGGTTCTTCCTTTTAAACTGGAGCTGAATTTAGACTTTCCTTATAAGTGCTGTTGGCAATtggctttatgtttagtttGTGTCATTGTGCCATTTGACCATGGCTTGCAAACATGGTCATACGGCCCCTTTTTTTGTCTA
This Pygocentrus nattereri isolate fPygNat1 chromosome 15, fPygNat1.pri, whole genome shotgun sequence DNA region includes the following protein-coding sequences:
- the c15h1orf53 gene encoding uncharacterized protein C1orf53 homolog isoform X1 gives rise to the protein MLLLSGLCRSSWTLRSSPKLGRAPIIMSARARSACSSPGEEGDTLTCSRHNTLEDEARTEERGVGKAAGTLQLLEENRLSEQERVIHRLHQEACKAGERTYIDPLSGYKVFTEFAHKQRGRCCGSACRHCPYGQINVEDSSKKKTFNSAFYV
- the c15h1orf53 gene encoding uncharacterized protein C1orf53 homolog isoform X2, which produces MLLLSGLCRSSWTLRSSPKLGRAPIIMSARARSACSSPGEEGDTLTCSRHNTLEDEARTEERGVGKAAGTLQLLEENRLSEQERVIHRLHQEACKAGERTYIDPLSGYKVFTEFAHKQRGRCCGSACRHRKPA